A section of the Acidobacteriota bacterium genome encodes:
- a CDS encoding FadR/GntR family transcriptional regulator: protein MTDSSKKKFKTIDADRTGTMLEEVILQLREKIQRGELKPGDRLPPERDLAKLFGVSRPTLRAAIRSLAAVGVLQAKQGAGTFVAAANGAPELDSSPLRLMAALHGFTAGEMFEARRALEMAIAGFAAERATGDQMASMAEELAGMYASIDAPEEYLLHDMRFHQTVAAASGNRILTALMNMVATVLFDVRVKTVKRAHDLKESAEMHRQIYRAIRERNPEAARNAMRDHLVLAQKAQESEELEPFGQNNGSPQSE from the coding sequence ATGACCGATTCAAGCAAAAAGAAATTCAAAACCATTGATGCAGACCGCACCGGAACCATGCTGGAAGAAGTGATTCTGCAACTGCGTGAAAAGATTCAACGCGGCGAATTAAAACCCGGTGATCGACTACCTCCGGAACGTGACCTTGCGAAATTATTTGGGGTCAGTCGACCAACCCTGCGCGCCGCGATTCGTTCACTGGCAGCGGTTGGAGTTTTGCAAGCCAAGCAGGGAGCCGGTACGTTTGTGGCTGCCGCAAATGGTGCCCCGGAACTCGACAGCAGCCCGCTGCGATTGATGGCTGCGCTTCACGGGTTTACCGCCGGAGAAATGTTTGAAGCGCGTCGGGCGCTGGAAATGGCAATTGCAGGTTTTGCCGCCGAACGCGCCACCGGCGATCAAATGGCTTCGATGGCTGAAGAGTTGGCTGGCATGTATGCTTCGATTGATGCGCCTGAAGAATACCTGTTGCACGATATGCGGTTTCATCAAACGGTAGCTGCGGCTTCGGGCAATCGCATTCTCACAGCCCTGATGAATATGGTCGCCACCGTGCTTTTCGATGTTCGGGTTAAAACCGTTAAACGCGCCCACGATTTGAAAGAGTCTGCGGAAATGCACAGACAGATTTACCGCGCCATTCGCGAGCGCAATCCCGAAGCCGCGCGCAATGCCATGCGTGACCATCTGGTGCTGGCACAAAAAGCTCAGGAGTCTGAAGAGTTGGAACCTTTCGGGCAAAATAATGGGTCGCCACAATCTGAATGA
- a CDS encoding bifunctional 2-keto-4-hydroxyglutarate aldolase/2-keto-3-deoxy-6-phosphogluconate aldolase: MNKHEIISCLKETGLIPVVRAASADEAIRAIDAIKEGGVSVLEITMTVPGAVKVIEEVCKRFGKDALVGAGTVLDAETARHCILAGAQFVVSPALDVSTIECCRTYSVPVMPGALTPTEVLTAWRAGADFVKVFPADSMGGASYIKSVKAPLPQIEIVPTGGVTLKTAADYLKAGASALGVGSDLVDLKALREGNASLISERARQFVEIVKTVRQAS, from the coding sequence ATGAACAAACATGAAATTATCAGTTGCCTGAAAGAGACCGGATTAATTCCTGTGGTGCGCGCGGCTTCCGCTGATGAAGCGATTCGCGCCATTGATGCGATTAAAGAAGGCGGCGTATCGGTCTTGGAAATTACCATGACAGTGCCCGGCGCAGTGAAGGTCATTGAAGAGGTATGCAAACGCTTCGGCAAAGACGCGCTGGTCGGAGCCGGCACGGTTTTGGACGCCGAGACTGCCAGGCATTGCATTCTCGCAGGGGCGCAATTTGTCGTCAGTCCGGCGTTGGATGTAAGCACGATTGAATGTTGTCGAACCTATAGCGTTCCGGTGATGCCAGGGGCGTTGACGCCGACGGAAGTTTTAACGGCGTGGCGCGCGGGCGCAGATTTCGTCAAAGTTTTCCCTGCGGATTCGATGGGCGGCGCAAGCTATATTAAATCCGTAAAAGCGCCGCTTCCACAGATTGAAATTGTGCCGACCGGCGGCGTGACGCTGAAAACCGCCGCCGATTATTTGAAAGCCGGAGCCAGTGCGCTCGGCGTCGGTTCAGACCTTGTGGATTTGAAGGCTTTGCGGGAAGGGAATGCCAGTTTGATTTCGGAACGCGCCCGACAGTTTGTTGAAATCGTTAAAACGGTTCGACAAGCAAGCTGA
- a CDS encoding sugar kinase, with product MSESLQVKSKEHCRWDLVGLGEVMLRLDPGDSRIHTTRTFQVWEGGGEYNVARGLKRCFGLDTAVVTAFADNPVGRLVQDLIYQGGVDQSHVKWVKYDGVGRAVRNGMNFTERGFGIRAALGCSDRGHTAISQLQPGEIDWEKIFGEEGARWFHTGGIFCALSESTPLVAREAMEAARKHRTIISYDLNYRESLWKSIGGKARAQEVNRELAPLVDVMIGNEEDFTACLGFAVEGLDEHHSKLDIGNFRRMIERAVQEFANFKVVATTLRNARTASLNDWGAVCYADGEFYQAPTRENLEIFDRVGGGDSFASGLIYGLMNGRGAQYAVECGAAHGALAMTTPGDTTMVTLAEVERAMKGGTARVAR from the coding sequence ATGTCCGAATCATTACAAGTGAAATCAAAAGAGCATTGTCGCTGGGATTTGGTCGGTCTCGGTGAAGTGATGTTGCGCCTCGACCCGGGCGATAGCCGCATTCATACGACGCGCACTTTTCAAGTTTGGGAAGGCGGCGGCGAATACAACGTGGCGCGCGGTTTAAAAAGATGTTTCGGATTGGACACCGCAGTCGTCACCGCGTTTGCTGATAATCCGGTTGGCAGACTGGTTCAGGATTTGATTTATCAGGGCGGCGTTGATCAATCTCACGTCAAGTGGGTGAAATATGACGGCGTCGGGCGCGCGGTTCGCAATGGCATGAATTTCACCGAACGCGGTTTCGGTATTCGCGCCGCGCTCGGATGTTCAGACCGTGGACATACGGCGATTTCACAACTGCAACCCGGCGAAATCGATTGGGAAAAAATTTTCGGAGAGGAAGGCGCGCGCTGGTTTCACACAGGGGGAATCTTCTGCGCTTTGTCTGAAAGCACGCCATTGGTGGCGCGTGAAGCGATGGAAGCCGCGCGCAAACACCGAACGATAATTTCTTATGACCTCAATTATCGCGAATCGCTTTGGAAATCCATCGGCGGAAAAGCGAGAGCGCAGGAGGTCAATCGCGAACTTGCGCCGCTCGTCGATGTGATGATTGGCAATGAAGAAGATTTCACGGCTTGTCTGGGATTTGCCGTCGAAGGGTTGGACGAGCATCATTCAAAACTCGACATCGGAAATTTCCGACGAATGATTGAACGCGCGGTGCAGGAGTTTGCCAATTTCAAAGTGGTCGCAACGACATTGAGAAATGCCAGGACCGCGAGCCTCAACGATTGGGGCGCAGTCTGTTATGCGGACGGTGAATTTTATCAAGCGCCGACCCGCGAAAATCTTGAGATATTCGATAGAGTCGGCGGCGGCGATTCCTTCGCCTCGGGGTTGATTTACGGATTGATGAACGGGCGAGGCGCGCAGTACGCAGTTGAATGTGGCGCGGCGCACGGGGCGTTGGCGATGACCACACCCGGCGATACGACGATGGTCACGCTTGCCGAAGTTGAACGCGCCATGAAAGGCGGCACCGCGCGCGTCGCCAGGTAA